The proteins below are encoded in one region of Cydia pomonella isolate Wapato2018A unplaced genomic scaffold, ilCydPomo1 PGA_scaffold_153, whole genome shotgun sequence:
- the LOC133533311 gene encoding kelch-like protein 6 translates to MAEVSLLIDGQVFKAKKEVLCEHSDYFRAMFSGNYVENDKQEISINMIDADSMKIILQYMNIGLIDLTEYSLSTIGELVTAANFLQITELIRQIEYTLELQISPASCMEIMNIAQSSAFTQIEQLSATCGLFSFKSMKPEYIPNLTKLCWYLSHPYLNASSELDVFNFGHKWLLQNETGGDALLIILGCLDIKKLNLSEITQIKTSISEYQNSLAAKVVDCLHNLAVLDMELSVVSIQSQEKMLTHTYTERVYNEILNMVKESRSRSLTYTPTVPVWAMKDSKLEMVPHHMYTFREKVGFENWLEVAEKNLWGWSVVGWGLTKIVVVCGEHGRGTGLFMKDVKVYDVLKKEWVRHGVELPARRHGGVAIAEDFLYLIGGVGGFRVTLDTAVVYDLKRRSHRKIAKLPDAIQNPAVCAHEGTIYAAGHNNIYKYEDLGDTDRWITVVGTQIRSSCMVSFKGYIYCTQSYFSHLYRFRPGVDDRLYVVTQFTNPPATFCNLGNRLLFFTRSMCGQADVLNVEEYLGNSTEDKPKVIWRQSESAIKLNDVAGSCSLVMSVPPLWPDSSNYTKKYLKRYETQ, encoded by the exons ATGGCGGAAGTTTCTTTGCTCATCGACGGCCAGGTGTTTAAGGCGAAAAAAGAAGTTTTATGCGAGCACAGCGATTATTTTCGCGCTATGTTTAGCGGTAATTATGTGGAAAATGACAAACAAGAAATATCCATAAAC aTGATTGACGCTGActctatgaaaataatattgcaATACATGAACATAGGTTTAATTGATCTTACAGAATATTCTTTATCCACTATTGGTGAGTTAGTAACTGCTGCAAACTTCTTACAAATCACAGAGTTAATTAGGCAGATAGAGTATACTTTGGAACTCCAAATATCACCAGCAAGCTGTATGGAAATCATGAATATCGCACAGAGCTCAGCATTTACTCAGATAGAACAGCTATCCGCCACATGTGGTTTATTCTCATTTAAATCCATGAAGCCAGAGTATATTCCGAACTTAACCAAACTTTGCTGGTATCTATCACACCCATATTTAAATGCTTCAAGTGAACTGGATGTATTTAACTTTGGTCATAAGTGGCTTTTACAAAATGAAACTGGTGGAGATGCTTTGCTCATTATTCTTGGTTGTTTAGACATTAAAAAGCTCAATCTTTCTGAAATAACACAGATTAAAACTAGTATATCAGAATACCAGAACAGCTTAGCTGCTAAAGTTGTTGACTGTCTTCACAATTTGGCTGTTCTTGACATGGAGTTGTCAGTAGTCTCAATACAATCGCAAGAAAAGATGTTGACACATACATATACAGAGAGAGTTTACAATGAAATATTGAACATGGTTAAGGAAAGCAGATCTAGGTCTTTAACTTATACGCCAACAGTGCCAGTGTGGGCAATGAAGGACTCTAAGTTGGAGATGGTACCACAccatatgtatacatttagggAAAAAGTTGGTTTTGAGAACTGGCTGGAAGTTGCGGAGAAGAATCTGTGGGGTTGGAGCGTTGTGGGTTGGGGGCTGACGAAGATAGTGGTTGTTTGTGGTGAACATGGGCGAGGCACAGGTTTATTCATGAAGGATGTGAAAGTTTATGATGTGTTGAAGAAAGAGTGGGTTCGACATGGAGTTGAATTGCCGGCTCGGAGACATGGAGGAGTAGCCATTGCAGAGGATTTCCTTTACCTTATTGGAGGCGTAGGTGGGTTTAG GGTAACATTGGACACTGCAGTGGTATACGACTTGAAACGACGCTCACATAGGAAGATCGCCAAACTACCGGACGCCATACAGAACCCGGCCGTGTGCGCTCACGAAGGCACCATATATGCCGCGGGACACAACAATATATACAAGTACGAGGATTTGGGAGACACAG ATCGATGGATAACGGTAGTGGGCACACAGATCCGATCGAGCTGTATGGTGTCGTTCAAGGGCTACATTTACTGCACGCAGAGCTACTTCAGCCACCTTTACCGCTTTAGGCCCGGAGTGGACGACAGGCTCTATGTGGTCACACAGTTTACTAATCCACCGGCTACTTTTTGTAACTTAG GTAATCGTCTACTATTCTTCACTCGCTCAATGTGCGGTCAAGCCGACGTCCTGAACGTAGAAGAATACCTCGGAAATAGCACAGAAGACAAGCCAAAAGTCATCTGGCGACAGAGCGAGAGCGCGATAAAGCTGAACGATGTAGCAGGCTCCTGTTCATTGGTGATGTCTGTACCGCCATTATGGCCAGATAGCTCGAATTATACTAAGAAGTATTTAAAGAGGTATGAAACACAGTGA
- the LOC133533312 gene encoding sodium channel protein Nach-like isoform X2: MLMNIWKATLSKPLLVTMDSSTYPIAEIDFPAVAVCNINRISMKSVKKLAAEIYQNRKGTHPNTTLNDIEWYLLQGGRLVDYSYNETLRLRLLKFATHAQDTRKIVYGMERLAPSCNEMLLRCSWSGQEVNCSEIFTMRRTVLGHCCAFNYVLKYNSMGRPDKTKNLIASVMRQKQAGMYHGLIVVLDPLLEDYGYPLRSVDGFDIFLFDPTHFADPSGGRVLQRLSQPNEAMVLELRSVRQIATTEVRKYPLSTRKCLFHDEVPEHFGNMYSYSACIARCRIKTIRSLCKCTPYFLPAGNNSVCSLVDLWCLNKYKEKLLYFYPFNSNAKFGLEMERLDSLYCPECLPDCELTKHSTKSSVIPFRDRGLGDQPVLPDIAKGLNVTESSNLAMVYIYQPTNDGVLDRLDVVSYWYEILSNIGGFAGILVGFSIISVVEIIYYFVVRFIQVLCSNWKLYY, from the exons ATGCTCATGAACATCTGGAAGGCCACATTAAGCAAACCCCTGCTCGTGACCATGGACTCTTCCACGTACCCCATCGCCGAGATTGACTTCCCTGCCGTCGCCGTGTGCAATATTAATCGGATTAGTatgaagtcagttaaaaagcTTGCGGCGGAGAT TTACCAAAACAGGAAGGGAACGCATCCAAACACCACCCTGAACGACATCGAATGGTATCTGTTGCAAGGTGGTCGGCTCGTGGACTATTCCTACAACGAAACTCTTAGACTACGTCTCCTGAAGTTTGCCACTCACGCGCAGGACACACGAAAAATCGTATATGGTATGGAACGG CTGGCTCCATCCTGCAATGAAATGCTACTCCGTTGTTCCTGGAGCGGACAAGAAGTGAACTGCAGCGAGATATTCACCATGCGGCGTACTGTTCTGGGGCACTGTTGTGCCTTCAACTACGTGCTAAAGTACAACTCCATGGGCAG gccagATAAAACCAAGAACCTGATCGCGTCTGTGATGCGGCAGAAGCAGGCGGGCATGTATCACGGGCTCATCGTAGTATTAGACCCGCTTCTGGAAGACTATGGCTATCCTCTGCGGAGCGTGGATGGTTTTGAT ATATTTCTGTTCGACCCAACTCACTTCGCGGATCCGAGCGGTGGGCGCGTGCTGCAGCGGTTGTCCCAGCCCAATGAAGCCATGGTGTTAGAGCTGCGATCAGTCAGGCAGATTGCCACGACAGAAGTCAGGAAGTACCCCCTTAGCACT AGGAAATGTCTCTTCCACGACGAGGTTCCCGAACACTTCGGAAATATGTACTCATATAGCGCATGCATCGCGCGCTGCAGAATCAAGACCATCCGCTCTCTCTGCAAGTGCACGCCTTACTTCTTGCCTGCTGGCAACAATAGTGTCTGCTCACTGGTGGATCTGTGGTGCCTCAACAAGTATAAAG AAAAACTTCTCTACTTCTACCCGTTCAACTCGAACGCCAAGTTCGGGCTAGAGATGGAGCGCCTAGACTCGCTCTACTGCCCCGAGTGTCTGCCGGACTGCGAGTTGACCAAGCACTCCACCAAGTCGTCCGTGATTCCGTTCAGGGATCGAGGACTCGGAGACCAGCCAGTGCTGCCGGACATTGC GAAAGGCCTGAACGTCACAGAATCAAGTAACTTGGCGATGGTGTACATCTATCAACCAACAAACGACGGGGTTTTGGACCGACTCGATGTGGTGTCCTACTGGTATGAAATACTGA GTAACATCGGCGGTTTCGCAGGCATCCTCGTGGGATTCTCTATCATTAGCGTAGTTGagatcatttattattttgtcgtCCGTTTCATTCAAGTTCTGTGTTCGAACtggaaattatattattaa
- the LOC133533312 gene encoding sodium channel protein Nach-like isoform X1 yields the protein MERFNMKTTWWQKYRHAKNHPSRLSVEMVLRRSFAQVLRDYVQHCSLAGIKKVCERDIPVRHRIFWTILTGFTYGAVIYMLMNIWKATLSKPLLVTMDSSTYPIAEIDFPAVAVCNINRISMKSVKKLAAEIYQNRKGTHPNTTLNDIEWYLLQGGRLVDYSYNETLRLRLLKFATHAQDTRKIVYGMERLAPSCNEMLLRCSWSGQEVNCSEIFTMRRTVLGHCCAFNYVLKYNSMGRPDKTKNLIASVMRQKQAGMYHGLIVVLDPLLEDYGYPLRSVDGFDIFLFDPTHFADPSGGRVLQRLSQPNEAMVLELRSVRQIATTEVRKYPLSTRKCLFHDEVPEHFGNMYSYSACIARCRIKTIRSLCKCTPYFLPAGNNSVCSLVDLWCLNKYKEKLLYFYPFNSNAKFGLEMERLDSLYCPECLPDCELTKHSTKSSVIPFRDRGLGDQPVLPDIAKGLNVTESSNLAMVYIYQPTNDGVLDRLDVVSYWYEILSNIGGFAGILVGFSIISVVEIIYYFVVRFIQVLCSNWKLYY from the exons ATGGAAAGGTTCAACATGAAAACCACGTGGTGGCAAAAATACAGACACGCCAAGAACCATCCCAGCCGGCTGAGTGTGGAAATGGTCCTGCGCAGGAGCTTCGCGCAGGTGCTGAGAGATTATGTGCAGCATTGCTCACTCGCGGGAATCAAGAaggtgtgcgagcgggacatccCGGTCAGGCATCG AATCTTTTGGACCATCCTAACCGGCTTCACCTACGGCGCAGTGATCTACATGCTCATGAACATCTGGAAGGCCACATTAAGCAAACCCCTGCTCGTGACCATGGACTCTTCCACGTACCCCATCGCCGAGATTGACTTCCCTGCCGTCGCCGTGTGCAATATTAATCGGATTAGTatgaagtcagttaaaaagcTTGCGGCGGAGAT TTACCAAAACAGGAAGGGAACGCATCCAAACACCACCCTGAACGACATCGAATGGTATCTGTTGCAAGGTGGTCGGCTCGTGGACTATTCCTACAACGAAACTCTTAGACTACGTCTCCTGAAGTTTGCCACTCACGCGCAGGACACACGAAAAATCGTATATGGTATGGAACGG CTGGCTCCATCCTGCAATGAAATGCTACTCCGTTGTTCCTGGAGCGGACAAGAAGTGAACTGCAGCGAGATATTCACCATGCGGCGTACTGTTCTGGGGCACTGTTGTGCCTTCAACTACGTGCTAAAGTACAACTCCATGGGCAG gccagATAAAACCAAGAACCTGATCGCGTCTGTGATGCGGCAGAAGCAGGCGGGCATGTATCACGGGCTCATCGTAGTATTAGACCCGCTTCTGGAAGACTATGGCTATCCTCTGCGGAGCGTGGATGGTTTTGAT ATATTTCTGTTCGACCCAACTCACTTCGCGGATCCGAGCGGTGGGCGCGTGCTGCAGCGGTTGTCCCAGCCCAATGAAGCCATGGTGTTAGAGCTGCGATCAGTCAGGCAGATTGCCACGACAGAAGTCAGGAAGTACCCCCTTAGCACT AGGAAATGTCTCTTCCACGACGAGGTTCCCGAACACTTCGGAAATATGTACTCATATAGCGCATGCATCGCGCGCTGCAGAATCAAGACCATCCGCTCTCTCTGCAAGTGCACGCCTTACTTCTTGCCTGCTGGCAACAATAGTGTCTGCTCACTGGTGGATCTGTGGTGCCTCAACAAGTATAAAG AAAAACTTCTCTACTTCTACCCGTTCAACTCGAACGCCAAGTTCGGGCTAGAGATGGAGCGCCTAGACTCGCTCTACTGCCCCGAGTGTCTGCCGGACTGCGAGTTGACCAAGCACTCCACCAAGTCGTCCGTGATTCCGTTCAGGGATCGAGGACTCGGAGACCAGCCAGTGCTGCCGGACATTGC GAAAGGCCTGAACGTCACAGAATCAAGTAACTTGGCGATGGTGTACATCTATCAACCAACAAACGACGGGGTTTTGGACCGACTCGATGTGGTGTCCTACTGGTATGAAATACTGA GTAACATCGGCGGTTTCGCAGGCATCCTCGTGGGATTCTCTATCATTAGCGTAGTTGagatcatttattattttgtcgtCCGTTTCATTCAAGTTCTGTGTTCGAACtggaaattatattattaa
- the LOC133533316 gene encoding doublesex- and mab-3-related transcription factor 3-like produces the protein MVSVGPWRRRAPDDDDRSEPGASSSGVPRAPPNCARCRNHRLKVELKGHKRYCKYRYCNCEKCRLTADRQRVMALQTALRRAQAQDEARARAADAGLHPPGIELDRPEPPVVKAPRSPVIPPPPPRSMGSASCDSVPGSPGVSPYAPHPPSAPPPPMPPLPPPQPGNHKFDFFVVELVFNLKISSMNNVELRKNRFKFLNKTRSDFLLEHLKLGW, from the coding sequence ATGGTGTCCGTAGGGCCGTGGCGGCGCCGCGCGCCGGACGACGACGACCGGTCGGAGCCCGGGGCTTCCAGCTCCGGCGTGCCGCGCGCCCCGCCGAACTGCGCGCGTTGTCGCAACCACCGGCTAAAAGTGGAGCTGAAGGGGCACAAGCGCTATTGCAAGTACCGGTACTGCAACTGCGAGAAGTGTAGACTGACGGCGGACAGGCAGAGGGTGATGGCGCTGCAGACCGCGCTGCGGCGTGCTCAGGCTCAGGATGAAGCTAGAGCGCGGGCGGCGGACGCAGGGCTCCACCCTCCCGGGATCGAGCTAGATCGGCCTGAACCGCCAGTGGTGAAAGCGCCGAGGAGTCCCGTGatcccgccgccgccgccgcgctccaTGGGATCGGCGAGCTGCGACTCCGTTCCGGGATCGCCCGGTGTATCGCCGTATGCGCCGCACCCGCCGTCCGCTCCGCCTCCGCCGATGCCGCCGCTCCCGCCTCCGCAACCAGGTAATCACAAATTTGACTTTTTTGTGGTAGAGCTGGTTTTTAACTTGAAAATAAGCTCAATGAATAACGTAGAGCtgcgaaaaaaccggtttaaatttttaaataaaacaaggtCCGATTTCCTATTGGAACACCTTAAGCTGGGTTGGTGA
- the LOC133533314 gene encoding uncharacterized protein LOC133533314 encodes MAECGVGQPLNEWFRDYLTSRSYRVKIGDDLSDETLVHCGVPQGSVCGPVCYLMHVNSLCGVLRNCSAHMFADDLCTLRAGTNMIETCRLVQQDIDSVVKWSHDNGIILNSDKTKLLIIQSPYLSPSEMPLPMYTHSFTCLHNNLHDCHCRPIEKVDCVTYLGVKVDSAFSWQQHINYICSKLRILLGRFYHLSFKVPINILKCLYFAIVDSVLSYALDCYGLTFKSYIDKVEAIQIRFLKLLVSKKTRNSCKGNYNKLFKICKILPVSLKHKYLLAINNHSNKVHISTRLEHKHNTRSVAVQKYEIPRVTNYYGDRTLRKRLPYFLNSLPENIRLEPNKIKFKKALKLHLMETLG; translated from the coding sequence ATGGCCGAATGTGGTGTGGGGCAGCCGCTAAACGAATGGTTTCGCGACTATCTCACGTCACGTTCATACCGCGTTAAGATTGGTGACGACCTAAGTGATGAGACACTAGTACATTGTGGAGTACCGCAGGGCTCCGTATGTGGCCCTGTGTGTTACCTAATGCATGTAAATAGCTTATGTGGAGTTTTGCGAAACTGTTCCGCACACATGTTTGCTGACGATCTATGCACCCTACGCGCAGGAACCAATATGATAGAAACTTGTCGTCTAGTTCAACAAGATATAGATTCAGTAGTTAAGTGGTCTCATGACAATGGGATTATATTGAATTCAGATAAAACGAAGCTCCTAATTATACAGTCGCCATATTTAAGTCCATCAGAAATGCCCCTCCCTATGTATACCCACAGTTTTACTTGCCTTCATAATAACTTACACGATTGCCATTGTAGACCAATAGAAAAAGTAGATTGTGTTACATATTTAGGTGTTAAAGTAGATTCCGCATTTTCTTGGCAACAACATATAAATTATATCTGTAGCAAACTTAGAATTTTATTAGGAAGATTTTACCaccttagttttaaagtaccaattaatatattaaaatgctTATACTTTGCCATAGTAGATTCCGTGTTAAGCTATGCCCTTGATTGCTATGGTCTCACTTTCAAATCGTACATAGATAAAGTAGAAGCGATACAAATTAGATTCTTAAAGTTACTTGTCAGTAAAAAAACTAGAAACAGCTGTAAaggtaattataataaactatttaaaatttgtaaaatactCCCAGTCAGTCTAAAACACAAATACCTCTTAGCTATTAACAACCACAGCAATAAGGTGCATATCTCGACACGATTAGAACATAAACATAATACAAGATCAGTGGctgtgcaaaaatatgaaatacccCGCGTTACCAACTATTATGGAGATAGAACATTAAGAAAAagattgccgtattttttaaatagtctgCCTGAAAATATCAGACTTGAgcccaataaaattaaatttaaaaaagcacTAAAGCTGCACCTAATGGAAACACTTGGGTGA